One region of Drosophila subobscura isolate 14011-0131.10 chromosome J, UCBerk_Dsub_1.0, whole genome shotgun sequence genomic DNA includes:
- the LOC117893267 gene encoding mitochondrial import inner membrane translocase subunit TIM14, with the protein MASSIILAGLGVAAVGFAGKHMLRRMPQMTTAFNEALKNLPKFDAESMAASKYYKGGFDPKMNKREAALILGVNPSASKLKIKDAHKKIMLLNHPDRGGSPYLAAKINEAKDFMDNSK; encoded by the exons atg GCGAGCTCCATCATTCTGGCGGGACTCGGTGTGGCTGCCGTGGGCTTTGCGGGCAAACACATGCTGCGGCGCATGCCCCAAATGACCACCGCGTTCAATGAGGCACTGAAGAACTTACCCAAGTTTGATGCGGAGAGCATGGCTGCTTCGAAGTACTACAAGGGCGGCTTTGATCCCAAGATGAACAAGCGCGAGGCGGCGCTCATACTGGGCGTTAATCCAAGTGCTTCCAAGCTGAAG ATTAAGGATGCGCATAAAAAGATAATGCTGCTGAATCATCCGGATCGTGGCGGCTCTCCCTATCTGGCGGCCAAGATCAACGAGGCCAAGGACTTTATGGACAATTCGAAATAG
- the LOC117893270 gene encoding uncharacterized protein LOC117893270 — MQSSWGLHFLALLCIIYLQSRFAHSLHNPLMRKTCRLGEELVCDVQFIICWEYKCKCIESHVYLGPGLGCLFEEFA, encoded by the exons ATGCAGTCGTCGTGGGGTCTACACTTTCTAGCGCTGCTGTGCATCATCTATCTGCAGTCAAGGTTCGCCCACAGCCTGCACAATCCGCTGATGCGCAAAA CTTGCCGATTGGGGGAGGAGCTCGTCTGCGATGTGCAGTTCATCATTTGCTGGGAGTACAAGTGCAAGTGCATTGAGAGTCACGTGTATCTCGGGCCAGGACTGGGCTGTCTGTTCGAGGAGTTTGCATAG
- the LOC117893250 gene encoding uncharacterized protein LOC117893250 isoform X1 has protein sequence MEKMNSWFGIAPPCRLRRSLEALGLSNRHTDCSFIIQSPTECRVFLCHKLIFCCASEVFDRMLYGDFKESTTGEVTLKDVEPDIFEKFRDYVYGYESEKLERYGTDTLIKLCDFGNKFMVESIKEDCVKEMTNRRIHLGMGDLMLLFQCAHTLNNKSITERVVSKVGPFLREPFNQSVVLDFNTEVFKNYIETIAIKLLESDRFILIETYLKHNGLVIAAPNAVCSDASSESECPLVDQEITGAYVSQLLALIDFRRFTPSQFYEGPGKSNLLTIQQKYEYLYQIAEECAKTKDELRGNGMEAFPSVGLITKRNSGPYYRAAHCHCCFPLNADLDLSE, from the exons ATGGAGAAGATGAATTCGTG GTTCGGCATTGCCCCTCCCTGCAGGTTGCGGCGTTCCCTCGAGGCTTTGGGCCTGTCCAATCGCCACACGGACTGCAGCTTCATTATCCAATCACCCACCGAGTGCCGTGTGTTCCTGTGCCACAAATTGATCTTTTGCTGCGCCTCGGAGGTCTTCGACCGTATGCTCTATGGGGACTTCAAGGAGTCCACCACGGGTGAGGTCACACTGAAGGATGTGGAGCCGGATATATTTGAAAAGTTTCGTGATTATGTGTACGGCTACGAGTCGGAGAAACTGGAGCGCTACGGCACCGATACGCTCATCAAATTGTGCGACTTTGGCAACAAGTTTATGGTGGAGTCCATCAAGGAGGATTGCGTGAAGGAAATGACAAATCGCAGGATCCATTTGGGCATGGGAGATCTAATGCTGCTCTTCCAGTGTGCCCATACCCTGAACAATAAATCGATAACGGAGCGGGTCGTCTCGAAAGTGGGTCCATTCCTGCGCGAACCCTTCAACCAGTCCGTGGTGCTCGATTTCAACACGGAAGTTTTCAAGAATTACATCGAAACCATCGCCATCAAGCTGCTCGAGTCGGATCGTTTTATTCTTATTGAAACTTATCTCAAGCACAACGGTTTGGTGATCGCTGCCCCCAACGCTGTCTGCTCCGATGCGAGCAGCGAATCGGAGTGCCCATTGGTGGATCAGGAGATAACGGGCGCATATGTCTCCCagcttttggctttgattgACTTCAGGCGCTTTACGCCGAGTCAGTTCTACGAGGGACCCGGCAAGAGTAATCTTTTGACCATCCAACAGAAGTATGAATATCTTTATCAAATAGCCGAAGAATGTGCCAAGACCAAGGATGAGTTGCGGGGCAATGGCATGGAGGCTTTTCCATCAGTTGGACTGATTACCAAGCGGAATAGCGGACCCTACTATAGAGCCGCACATTGTCATTGCTGCTTTCCGCTCAATGCCGATTTGGATTTGTCGGAATGA
- the LOC117893250 gene encoding uncharacterized protein LOC117893250 isoform X2, which yields MEKMNSWLRRSLEALGLSNRHTDCSFIIQSPTECRVFLCHKLIFCCASEVFDRMLYGDFKESTTGEVTLKDVEPDIFEKFRDYVYGYESEKLERYGTDTLIKLCDFGNKFMVESIKEDCVKEMTNRRIHLGMGDLMLLFQCAHTLNNKSITERVVSKVGPFLREPFNQSVVLDFNTEVFKNYIETIAIKLLESDRFILIETYLKHNGLVIAAPNAVCSDASSESECPLVDQEITGAYVSQLLALIDFRRFTPSQFYEGPGKSNLLTIQQKYEYLYQIAEECAKTKDELRGNGMEAFPSVGLITKRNSGPYYRAAHCHCCFPLNADLDLSE from the exons ATGGAGAAGATGAATTCGTG GTTGCGGCGTTCCCTCGAGGCTTTGGGCCTGTCCAATCGCCACACGGACTGCAGCTTCATTATCCAATCACCCACCGAGTGCCGTGTGTTCCTGTGCCACAAATTGATCTTTTGCTGCGCCTCGGAGGTCTTCGACCGTATGCTCTATGGGGACTTCAAGGAGTCCACCACGGGTGAGGTCACACTGAAGGATGTGGAGCCGGATATATTTGAAAAGTTTCGTGATTATGTGTACGGCTACGAGTCGGAGAAACTGGAGCGCTACGGCACCGATACGCTCATCAAATTGTGCGACTTTGGCAACAAGTTTATGGTGGAGTCCATCAAGGAGGATTGCGTGAAGGAAATGACAAATCGCAGGATCCATTTGGGCATGGGAGATCTAATGCTGCTCTTCCAGTGTGCCCATACCCTGAACAATAAATCGATAACGGAGCGGGTCGTCTCGAAAGTGGGTCCATTCCTGCGCGAACCCTTCAACCAGTCCGTGGTGCTCGATTTCAACACGGAAGTTTTCAAGAATTACATCGAAACCATCGCCATCAAGCTGCTCGAGTCGGATCGTTTTATTCTTATTGAAACTTATCTCAAGCACAACGGTTTGGTGATCGCTGCCCCCAACGCTGTCTGCTCCGATGCGAGCAGCGAATCGGAGTGCCCATTGGTGGATCAGGAGATAACGGGCGCATATGTCTCCCagcttttggctttgattgACTTCAGGCGCTTTACGCCGAGTCAGTTCTACGAGGGACCCGGCAAGAGTAATCTTTTGACCATCCAACAGAAGTATGAATATCTTTATCAAATAGCCGAAGAATGTGCCAAGACCAAGGATGAGTTGCGGGGCAATGGCATGGAGGCTTTTCCATCAGTTGGACTGATTACCAAGCGGAATAGCGGACCCTACTATAGAGCCGCACATTGTCATTGCTGCTTTCCGCTCAATGCCGATTTGGATTTGTCGGAATGA